One segment of Natronosalvus halobius DNA contains the following:
- a CDS encoding MFS transporter encodes MSLEDSQTDAADPLDAWRQFFALERDVIVLSLAMFAFSLSFQMTSRYMAEYMVALGATGVAVGLFGTAGNVISAVYPYPGGAISDRIGSRYALTAFGLLATIGFGVWLAAPLLADVAVGPTNLAIVAIFLGLILAQAWKSFGLGATYAIVKQAVPPSQLAAGFASTESFRRTAFLVGPLIAAILFAPFTSASDEVVFAFQLILVVAVAFGVFGTLVQHRLYDSSDDSFGKEFEGISQLLADLRNLPDPLRPLLVGDTLVRFANGMVYVFFVLVVTDFLAVGLALPASIPVVGDSLSPQAFFGLLLGLEMAVALLVMIPAAKAAERVGLKPVVSLGFLVYAVFPIMLISVPEGGVGALSTAGVLAVLFAFSGLRFAGLPAHKALIVGPAEMGAGGRVTGAYYLLRNVIVIPSAALGGFLWAGLSNPLTGEPILAGDPVLAFTIATVIGLVGTGYFLAFGQEFEAYA; translated from the coding sequence ATGAGCCTCGAGGACTCCCAGACGGACGCGGCCGACCCGCTCGACGCCTGGCGCCAGTTTTTCGCCCTCGAGCGGGACGTGATCGTCCTCTCGCTCGCCATGTTCGCGTTCAGCCTCAGTTTCCAGATGACGAGTCGCTACATGGCCGAGTACATGGTCGCGCTGGGGGCGACGGGCGTCGCCGTCGGACTCTTCGGAACCGCTGGGAACGTAATCAGCGCCGTCTACCCCTACCCCGGCGGCGCGATTTCGGACCGCATCGGCTCCCGGTACGCCCTCACCGCGTTCGGCCTTCTCGCCACCATCGGATTCGGCGTCTGGCTCGCGGCGCCTCTCCTGGCCGACGTCGCCGTTGGCCCTACTAACCTCGCCATCGTCGCCATCTTCCTCGGGCTGATCCTCGCCCAGGCCTGGAAGTCCTTCGGCCTCGGGGCCACCTACGCCATCGTCAAGCAGGCCGTCCCGCCCTCACAGCTGGCGGCGGGGTTCGCCAGCACCGAGAGCTTTCGTCGGACGGCGTTCCTCGTCGGCCCCCTGATCGCTGCTATTCTCTTCGCCCCCTTCACCAGCGCTAGCGACGAGGTGGTCTTCGCCTTCCAGCTGATCCTCGTCGTGGCCGTCGCCTTCGGCGTCTTCGGCACGCTGGTCCAGCATCGGCTGTACGACTCGAGCGACGACTCCTTCGGCAAGGAGTTCGAGGGGATTTCTCAGCTCCTCGCGGATCTTCGGAACCTCCCCGACCCGCTACGGCCGCTCCTGGTCGGCGACACCCTCGTTCGGTTCGCCAACGGGATGGTCTACGTCTTCTTCGTCCTCGTGGTCACCGACTTTCTCGCGGTGGGCCTCGCGCTCCCGGCGTCGATACCCGTCGTCGGCGACTCGCTCTCGCCGCAGGCGTTCTTCGGCCTCCTCTTGGGCCTCGAGATGGCGGTCGCCCTGCTGGTGATGATCCCGGCCGCGAAAGCCGCCGAGCGCGTGGGACTCAAGCCGGTCGTCTCGCTCGGCTTTCTCGTCTACGCGGTGTTCCCGATCATGCTGATCTCGGTGCCTGAGGGCGGAGTCGGTGCACTCTCCACAGCGGGGGTCCTCGCGGTCCTGTTCGCCTTCTCCGGACTCCGATTTGCGGGCCTGCCGGCCCACAAGGCCCTGATCGTCGGCCCCGCGGAGATGGGCGCCGGGGGGCGAGTCACGGGCGCGTACTACCTCCTGCGGAACGTGATCGTCATCCCCAGCGCCGCCCTCGGGGGATTTCTCTGGGCGGGACTGTCGAATCCCCTGACGGGGGAGCCGATCCTGGCCGGCGATCCGGTCCTCGCCTTTACCATCGCGACCGTCATCGGCCTCGTCGGGACGGGTTACTTCCTCGCCTTCGGCCAGGAGTTCGAGGCCTACGCCTGA
- a CDS encoding DUF7344 domain-containing protein has translation MTFRVPTKTANSSGRGTTAATHPGAGNRDTLARTEVTRVLSSDRRRTLLEHLLDAGTALDVHTLIGWLADDEHGPTVETTIHQLRQRVHVSLRRTHLPLLEEYGLLVYNQTEELVVPTWRLELYESVLESDDRS, from the coding sequence ATGACGTTCCGCGTCCCGACCAAGACGGCGAACTCGAGCGGTCGTGGCACGACCGCCGCTACGCACCCTGGCGCTGGTAATCGCGACACTCTCGCTCGTACCGAAGTCACTCGTGTGCTATCGTCGGACCGTCGCCGGACGCTCCTCGAGCACCTGCTCGATGCGGGAACGGCACTCGATGTCCACACGCTGATTGGCTGGCTCGCCGACGACGAACACGGGCCGACGGTCGAGACGACGATTCACCAGCTCCGCCAGCGCGTCCACGTCTCGCTGCGTCGGACGCACCTCCCGCTGCTCGAGGAGTACGGACTCCTCGTCTACAATCAAACGGAGGAACTCGTCGTCCCGACGTGGCGTCTCGAACTGTACGAATCGGTGCTCGAGTCGGACGATCGATCGTAG
- a CDS encoding HalOD1 output domain-containing protein — protein MGNHCWPVDGESPTLAVVQAVAAAAGRQPEDLEPLYDSVDGDALDGVLEGGDDVRVRFEFAGFDVDVTLEEVCLTERA, from the coding sequence ATGGGGAATCACTGCTGGCCGGTCGATGGGGAATCGCCGACGCTCGCGGTCGTCCAGGCCGTCGCGGCCGCTGCGGGTCGTCAACCGGAGGACCTCGAACCGCTGTACGACTCCGTCGACGGCGATGCCCTGGACGGGGTGCTCGAGGGTGGTGACGACGTTCGCGTCCGGTTCGAGTTCGCGGGGTTCGATGTCGACGTAACGCTGGAGGAGGTGTGTCTGACCGAGCGGGCGTAG
- a CDS encoding pyridoxal-phosphate dependent enzyme has protein sequence MDTPSDLVCPDCGAEYAAGPDEPWRCTCGHGLEFAARPHPEGNPLPLSQLDTTEGLWTFFEFLPIEKHVTFHEGFTPLVDAPEWDAQFKLEYVFPTGSFKDRGATTTLSRAVELGVEKVVEDSSGNAGAAIATYAAKAGLEADIYVPADVKQSKLMAIQRVDARPVRVKGSREDVTAACLDAVESGEGWYASHAWNPAFYAGTMTFAFEIAAQRGWTVPDALVLPIGHGTLFLGAYRGFKLLNDAGIVESMPRLLGAQAAGYAPIVAALGGETRGEDGERTDIADGIQIAEPARGTQILEAIDATDGDAIALGSNVLETTLDRLHRNGYYVEPTCAAAPAALRRYREAGVLDDDDDVVVPLTGSGLKTM, from the coding sequence GTGGACACCCCAAGCGACCTCGTCTGTCCCGACTGCGGGGCCGAGTACGCCGCCGGCCCGGACGAACCCTGGCGCTGTACCTGCGGGCACGGCCTCGAGTTCGCAGCTCGTCCCCACCCCGAGGGGAACCCGCTGCCGCTCTCTCAGCTCGACACCACCGAGGGGCTGTGGACGTTCTTCGAGTTCCTCCCCATCGAGAAACACGTCACGTTCCACGAGGGGTTCACCCCGCTCGTCGACGCTCCAGAGTGGGACGCTCAGTTCAAACTCGAGTACGTCTTTCCCACGGGCTCGTTCAAGGATCGCGGCGCGACGACGACCCTCTCTCGCGCGGTCGAACTCGGCGTCGAGAAGGTCGTCGAGGACTCCTCGGGCAACGCCGGAGCGGCCATCGCGACCTACGCGGCGAAAGCCGGCCTCGAGGCCGACATCTACGTACCCGCGGACGTCAAGCAGTCGAAGCTGATGGCGATCCAGCGCGTCGACGCACGCCCCGTCCGCGTCAAGGGGAGTCGCGAGGACGTCACGGCGGCCTGTCTCGACGCCGTCGAGAGCGGCGAGGGGTGGTACGCCTCCCATGCCTGGAACCCGGCGTTCTACGCGGGGACGATGACGTTCGCGTTCGAAATCGCCGCCCAGCGCGGGTGGACCGTCCCGGACGCGCTGGTGCTCCCGATCGGCCACGGAACGCTCTTCCTGGGCGCCTACCGGGGGTTCAAACTGCTCAACGACGCCGGAATCGTCGAGTCGATGCCACGCCTGCTCGGAGCCCAGGCGGCGGGCTACGCGCCCATCGTCGCCGCCCTCGGCGGGGAGACGAGGGGCGAGGATGGAGAGCGAACCGACATCGCCGACGGCATCCAGATCGCCGAACCCGCCCGCGGCACCCAGATCCTCGAGGCCATCGACGCGACTGACGGCGACGCCATCGCGCTGGGGAGCAACGTCCTGGAGACGACCCTGGATCGGCTCCACCGGAACGGCTACTACGTCGAGCCGACGTGTGCGGCGGCCCCGGCGGCCCTCCGTCGGTACCGTGAGGCGGGTGTCCTGGACGACGACGATGACGTGGTGGTCCCGCTCACGGGGAGCGGGCTGAAGACGATGTAG
- the pyrG gene encoding glutamine hydrolyzing CTP synthase — protein sequence MPTEPDTQYDSSLGSKFIFVTGGVMSGLGKGITAASTGRLLKNAGFDVTAVKIDPYLNVDAGTMNPYQHGEVYVLKDGGEVDLDLGNYERFLGIDMHSDHNVTTGKTYKHVIEKERAGDYLGKTVQIIPHITDDIKRRIREAAEGSDVCLIEVGGTVGDIEGMPYLEALRQFAHEEPEENVLFVHVTLVPYSKNGEQKTKPTQHSVKEVRSIGLQPDVIVGRSDDKLEPSTKEKIALFCDIPTEAVFSNPDVEDVYHVPLAVEEEGLDEYVLEHFDLADAALPPEERTREWREVVTTEKTESVDIALVGKYDLEDAYMSIHESLKHAGFELGAEVNVEWVFADDLADGHDGQLEDVDGVIVPGGFGMRGTEGKIEAIRYAREHDVPFLGLCLGFQMAVVEYARHVLGLEDAHSAEMDADTPHPVIDILPEQYEVENMGGTMRLGEHTTVIEPETLAYDLYQDTSCQERHRHRYEVNPEYFDAFADEPLTFSGTAGNRMEILELEGHPFFLGTQYHPEYSSRPGDPSPPFVGLVESVLQTGRMDGGDVPNDAGDTDETEVTH from the coding sequence ATGCCGACGGAACCGGACACCCAATACGACTCCTCGCTGGGGAGCAAGTTCATTTTCGTCACCGGCGGGGTGATGTCAGGTCTCGGGAAGGGGATTACGGCCGCGAGCACCGGCCGACTCCTGAAGAACGCGGGCTTCGACGTCACTGCCGTCAAGATCGACCCGTACCTGAACGTCGATGCCGGGACGATGAACCCCTACCAGCACGGGGAAGTGTACGTCCTCAAGGACGGCGGCGAGGTCGACCTCGACCTCGGGAACTACGAGCGCTTCCTCGGGATCGACATGCACTCCGATCACAACGTTACGACGGGCAAGACCTACAAGCACGTGATCGAGAAGGAGCGCGCGGGCGACTACCTCGGGAAGACGGTCCAGATCATCCCGCACATCACCGACGACATCAAGCGTCGCATCCGCGAGGCCGCCGAGGGATCGGACGTCTGCCTCATCGAGGTCGGCGGCACCGTCGGAGACATCGAGGGGATGCCCTACCTCGAGGCCCTGCGCCAGTTCGCCCACGAGGAACCCGAGGAGAACGTCCTGTTCGTCCACGTGACCCTGGTCCCGTACTCGAAAAACGGCGAGCAGAAGACGAAGCCAACCCAGCACAGCGTCAAGGAGGTTCGGTCGATCGGTCTCCAGCCGGACGTAATCGTCGGCCGGTCGGACGACAAACTCGAGCCCAGTACCAAAGAGAAGATCGCCCTGTTCTGTGACATTCCCACCGAGGCCGTCTTCTCGAACCCCGACGTCGAGGACGTCTACCACGTCCCGCTGGCCGTCGAGGAAGAAGGCTTAGACGAGTACGTCCTCGAACACTTCGACCTGGCCGACGCGGCGCTCCCGCCCGAAGAGCGCACCCGCGAGTGGCGCGAGGTCGTCACCACCGAGAAGACCGAATCGGTCGACATCGCGCTCGTCGGCAAGTACGACCTCGAGGACGCCTACATGTCGATTCACGAGTCGCTGAAACACGCCGGGTTCGAACTCGGCGCCGAGGTCAACGTGGAGTGGGTGTTCGCCGACGACCTCGCCGACGGCCACGACGGCCAGCTCGAGGACGTCGACGGCGTCATCGTCCCCGGCGGGTTCGGCATGCGCGGCACCGAGGGAAAGATCGAGGCGATTCGCTACGCCCGCGAGCACGACGTCCCCTTCCTCGGGCTCTGTCTGGGCTTCCAGATGGCCGTCGTCGAGTACGCCCGCCACGTCCTCGGTCTGGAGGACGCACACTCGGCAGAGATGGACGCGGACACGCCTCACCCCGTCATCGACATCCTGCCCGAGCAGTACGAGGTCGAGAACATGGGCGGGACGATGCGTCTGGGCGAACACACGACCGTCATCGAGCCCGAGACGCTCGCCTACGACCTCTACCAGGACACCTCGTGTCAGGAGCGCCACCGCCACCGCTACGAGGTCAACCCCGAGTACTTCGACGCGTTCGCGGACGAGCCGCTGACGTTTTCCGGGACGGCAGGTAACCGGATGGAAATTCTCGAACTCGAGGGCCACCCGTTCTTCCTGGGCACGCAGTACCACCCCGAGTACAGTTCCCGACCGGGCGACCCGAGTCCGCCGTTCGTGGGGCTGGTCGAGAGCGTGCTCCAGACGGGTCGGATGGATGGCGGAGACGTACCGAACGATGCGGGCGACACGGACGAAACCGAGGTGACGCACTGA
- a CDS encoding DUF7473 family protein, with the protein MHAPSFLAQVPGGIDPAGGGPLAYLGTFLLATVFYGVTLHIAARYVLGTVPVKRAFTIGPVLALVSVVLQRWGPLVVVPFMVAVAYTAILIVYDLDYKLAALVAVAYYTVAVIVGFTILNLWLLLGTAPA; encoded by the coding sequence ATGCACGCTCCATCGTTTCTCGCGCAAGTCCCCGGCGGGATCGATCCGGCTGGGGGTGGCCCCCTCGCGTACCTCGGGACCTTCCTGCTGGCGACCGTCTTCTACGGCGTCACGCTCCACATCGCGGCCCGGTACGTGCTCGGGACGGTCCCGGTCAAACGCGCGTTCACCATTGGACCGGTACTGGCACTCGTCTCGGTCGTCCTCCAGCGGTGGGGCCCGCTGGTGGTCGTCCCGTTCATGGTCGCCGTCGCCTACACCGCGATCCTGATCGTCTACGACCTGGACTACAAACTCGCCGCGCTGGTCGCGGTGGCGTACTACACCGTCGCCGTCATCGTCGGGTTCACGATCTTGAACCTCTGGTTGTTGCTCGGAACGGCGCCTGCGTGA
- the guaA gene encoding glutamine-hydrolyzing GMP synthase, producing the protein MVDADTFVPDAVAEIENEIGDANAVIALSGGVDSSVAAALAYEAIGDRLTPVYVDTGLMRKGETDQIRETFSFMESLEIVDAKERFLEGLAGVTDPEEKRKIIGEQFIREFEREALEADADYLVQGTIYPDRIESEGGIKSHHNVGGLPEVVDFDGIVEPVRDLYKDEVRDVARHLGLDELVAERMPFPGPGLAVRVIGEVTEEKLEVARDACHVVEEELEEYDPWQALAAVIGKATGVKGDNRVHGWVVSVRSVESRDGMTARAQELDWETLQRIQSRITGQNENVARVVYDVTHKPPATIEYE; encoded by the coding sequence ATGGTCGACGCCGACACGTTCGTCCCCGACGCCGTCGCGGAGATCGAAAACGAAATCGGCGACGCGAACGCCGTCATCGCCCTCTCGGGCGGCGTCGACTCCTCGGTGGCCGCCGCACTGGCCTACGAGGCCATCGGCGACCGACTCACCCCGGTCTACGTCGACACCGGCCTGATGCGCAAGGGCGAGACCGACCAGATCCGCGAGACGTTCTCGTTCATGGAGAGCCTCGAAATCGTCGACGCGAAAGAGCGTTTCCTGGAGGGGCTCGCCGGCGTCACGGATCCGGAGGAGAAGCGCAAAATTATCGGCGAGCAGTTCATCCGCGAGTTCGAACGCGAGGCCCTCGAGGCCGACGCCGACTACCTCGTCCAGGGGACGATCTACCCCGACCGGATCGAGAGCGAGGGTGGGATCAAGTCCCACCACAACGTCGGTGGCCTCCCCGAAGTCGTCGATTTCGACGGCATCGTCGAACCCGTTCGAGATCTCTACAAAGACGAGGTTCGCGATGTCGCCCGCCACCTCGGCCTCGACGAACTGGTAGCCGAGCGGATGCCGTTCCCCGGTCCAGGACTCGCCGTGCGCGTCATTGGCGAGGTTACCGAGGAGAAACTCGAGGTCGCCCGCGACGCCTGTCACGTCGTCGAGGAAGAACTCGAAGAGTACGATCCCTGGCAGGCGCTCGCCGCGGTCATCGGCAAGGCAACGGGCGTCAAGGGCGACAACCGGGTCCACGGCTGGGTGGTCTCCGTGCGATCGGTCGAGTCCCGCGACGGCATGACCGCTCGCGCCCAGGAACTCGACTGGGAGACCCTCCAGCGGATCCAGTCGCGAATCACCGGGCAAAATGAAAACGTCGCGCGCGTCGTCTACGACGTGACGCACAAGCCGCCGGCGACGATCGAGTACGAGTAG
- a CDS encoding succinylglutamate desuccinylase/aspartoacylase family protein, translating into MTTTLGTASASPGEIDTGRLEVGETRDGSPFGLPVAVINGAEPGKTLYVQAASDGDELNGVGVLSRAVPRIDPTELSGTILVVGIVNYHAFQVAEHRNPIDDTKMNRTYPGNESGTSSERIAHATFQIAREADLIVDLHQGSTSRMIDEVRVRCGHRHRLHESCLELARAFALECGHVLDQKGPEGQLARAAPNEGIPTIDPELGGATGWDEGSIEKGVAGLFNVLRYYGFLEGEGELVDQTRATGFDQYGSPVGGLVRFESSLGERVAAGDTLFEVTTPFGESKATVTADSDGIFWRSRRLPQVATGEYVCSVGTDLEVI; encoded by the coding sequence ATGACGACGACGCTCGGGACGGCGAGCGCGTCACCCGGCGAGATCGACACGGGCCGACTCGAGGTCGGCGAAACCCGAGACGGCAGCCCGTTCGGCCTCCCGGTCGCCGTGATCAACGGCGCCGAACCGGGGAAGACGCTCTACGTGCAGGCAGCCAGCGACGGCGACGAGTTGAACGGCGTCGGCGTGCTCAGCCGCGCCGTTCCACGGATCGATCCCACCGAACTGTCGGGAACCATCCTGGTCGTGGGAATCGTCAACTACCACGCCTTCCAAGTGGCCGAACACCGCAACCCGATCGACGACACGAAGATGAACCGAACCTACCCCGGCAACGAGTCGGGCACCTCGAGCGAGCGCATCGCCCACGCCACCTTCCAGATCGCCCGCGAGGCCGACCTCATCGTGGACCTCCACCAGGGGTCGACCAGTCGCATGATCGACGAGGTGCGGGTCCGCTGTGGCCACCGCCACCGCCTCCACGAGTCGTGTCTCGAACTCGCGCGCGCGTTCGCCCTCGAGTGCGGGCACGTCCTGGACCAGAAGGGGCCCGAGGGGCAACTCGCCCGCGCGGCACCGAACGAGGGCATCCCGACGATCGATCCCGAACTTGGCGGGGCGACCGGCTGGGACGAGGGCAGTATCGAGAAGGGCGTCGCGGGCCTGTTCAACGTCCTCCGGTACTACGGGTTCCTCGAGGGCGAGGGCGAACTCGTCGACCAGACGCGAGCGACCGGGTTCGACCAGTACGGCTCGCCGGTCGGCGGCCTCGTCCGCTTCGAGTCGTCGCTGGGCGAGCGCGTCGCGGCCGGCGACACCCTCTTCGAGGTGACCACGCCCTTCGGCGAGTCGAAGGCGACCGTGACCGCCGACAGCGACGGCATCTTCTGGCGGAGTCGGCGCCTCCCACAGGTCGCGACCGGCGAGTACGTCTGCTCGGTTGGAACCGACCTCGAGGTGATCTGA
- the hmgA gene encoding hydroxymethylglutaryl-CoA reductase (NADPH), whose amino-acid sequence MTDAETLAERVRTGDLRLHELEDHADHDTAAAARRVLVEAETDADLETVGDYAFDAEVAESAIENMIGAAQVPMGVAGPVTVDGGAASGQYRLPLATTEGALLASVNRGLSVIESAGGASARVTKNGMTRAPVFRVEGVVEAAETVEWVGENLEALREAAESTTNHGELLDVEPYVVGDSVYLRFAYDTKDAMGMNMATIATEAACTVVEDETPASLVALSGNLCSDKKPAAINAVEGRGRSVTADVVIPGEIVEERLHTTADAIAEANTRKNLIGSAKAGSLGFNAHAANVVGAAFLATGQDEAQVVEGANAITTMDARPNDDGASDLYASVSLASLEVGTVGGGTKLPTQSEALDVLGLRGGGDPAGSNADALAEVIAVGALAGELSLLAALASRHLASAHADLGR is encoded by the coding sequence ATGACCGACGCCGAGACCCTCGCCGAGCGCGTCCGGACGGGCGACTTGCGACTGCACGAACTCGAGGACCACGCCGATCACGACACCGCGGCCGCGGCCCGCCGGGTCCTGGTCGAGGCCGAGACCGACGCCGACCTCGAGACGGTCGGCGACTACGCCTTCGACGCCGAGGTGGCTGAATCCGCCATCGAGAACATGATCGGTGCGGCCCAGGTGCCGATGGGCGTCGCCGGCCCCGTCACCGTCGACGGCGGCGCCGCGAGCGGGCAGTACCGACTGCCGCTGGCGACGACCGAGGGCGCGCTCCTGGCCTCGGTCAACCGCGGCCTCTCGGTTATCGAGTCGGCTGGCGGTGCGAGCGCCCGCGTGACGAAAAATGGCATGACCCGCGCCCCGGTCTTCCGCGTCGAGGGCGTCGTCGAGGCTGCCGAGACCGTCGAGTGGGTCGGCGAGAACCTCGAGGCCCTGCGCGAGGCCGCCGAGTCGACGACGAACCACGGCGAGTTGCTCGACGTCGAGCCCTACGTCGTCGGCGACTCGGTCTACCTGCGTTTCGCTTACGACACCAAGGACGCGATGGGGATGAACATGGCTACCATTGCGACGGAAGCGGCCTGCACGGTCGTCGAGGATGAGACGCCCGCTTCTCTCGTGGCTCTCTCGGGAAACCTCTGTTCGGACAAGAAGCCCGCGGCGATCAACGCCGTCGAGGGTCGCGGCCGCTCCGTCACCGCAGACGTAGTGATCCCCGGCGAGATCGTCGAAGAACGCTTGCACACCACCGCCGACGCCATCGCGGAGGCCAACACCCGCAAGAACCTGATCGGGAGCGCCAAGGCGGGCAGTCTGGGGTTCAACGCCCACGCGGCCAACGTCGTCGGCGCGGCCTTCCTCGCGACTGGCCAGGACGAGGCCCAGGTCGTCGAGGGGGCGAACGCGATCACGACGATGGACGCCCGTCCGAACGACGACGGGGCGTCCGACCTCTACGCCTCCGTCTCGCTGGCCTCGCTCGAGGTCGGCACCGTCGGCGGCGGCACGAAACTCCCGACCCAGTCAGAGGCGCTCGACGTGCTGGGCCTGCGTGGGGGCGGCGACCCCGCGGGGAGCAACGCCGACGCCCTCGCGGAGGTCATCGCGGTCGGCGCACTGGCGGGCGAACTCTCGCTCCTGGCGGCGCTGGCCTCGAGGCACCTCGCGAGCGCGCACGCGGATCTGGGTCGGTAG
- a CDS encoding DUF7344 domain-containing protein, translating to MAMLILAEAALAFAGLLDDALVYLVQSSGVLGHPVRRRVMSLLVDREIATREELVAALSDDETLSEREVERLETMLHHDHLPRLEEELLVEYDDRNGDVVLRTDPAEARELLESTPKN from the coding sequence ATGGCCATGCTGATTCTCGCCGAGGCGGCCCTCGCGTTCGCCGGGCTTCTCGACGATGCTCTCGTGTATCTGGTTCAGTCGAGCGGCGTTCTGGGCCATCCCGTCCGACGACGCGTGATGTCGTTGCTCGTCGACCGCGAGATAGCGACCCGGGAGGAACTGGTGGCGGCGCTTTCGGACGACGAGACGCTCTCGGAACGCGAGGTCGAGCGACTCGAGACGATGCTCCACCACGATCACCTGCCGCGACTCGAGGAGGAACTCCTCGTCGAGTACGACGATCGAAACGGCGACGTCGTCCTCCGAACGGATCCGGCGGAGGCACGCGAGTTACTCGAATCAACCCCGAAAAACTGA